Proteins encoded together in one Deinococcus irradiatisoli window:
- a CDS encoding ABC transporter substrate-binding protein: MKRLIMLAALTLGAASATPFVHPADRTVSKPSDVKMGGTLRMTVAGDFDTYNPLVAQGRPNIPELTDAGGLLGVDPYTYEYIPYMAQSFTQSKDQRTFTFTLRPELKWSDGQAITADDFITAMKIYSSDEEANLFSYFTDGGKPVTFKKLGNLQLSITFPRATVQNLETISYITPLPDHVFGKAFGAGGAAGVKAVRALWPIDTDPSKLVVSGDFKVASYKRGERLTLVKNPYYGQWNKDSAGRPVPYMDGIQYSIVKDLNAQLAQFLAGNVDLFSPSNRDQLAQIVAAKNAGKLAVDVLANAGPLGSVDYLYFNWNKSSDPFKQALFRNPKFRQAMSQLVNKDQMIDQVLGGLGVAAWTSVYPLYSDWVAPNVDKYKYNPAAANKALDALGFKKRGADGIRVDSKGNRLSFTLVTNSENNRRQQMATIFADEAKKAGVEVKTNFIPFNQALEIIYPSANKTDRKFDAAITGLNGGGFINPVGVASIFECGGDLNGYNQSDKCIAPWETQQLNLFYKSTAEFDQEKRKAISNQIQQLQVENEGYIYLLSQNGHYAWDSRVQGESPKKIATPLWASLYFGVRDLDLTWLSK, from the coding sequence ATGAAGAGACTGATCATGCTCGCCGCTTTGACGCTGGGTGCTGCCAGCGCGACCCCTTTTGTTCACCCGGCCGACCGGACCGTGAGCAAGCCCAGCGACGTCAAGATGGGCGGCACGCTGAGAATGACCGTGGCCGGCGATTTCGACACCTACAACCCGCTGGTCGCTCAGGGCCGTCCCAACATCCCCGAGCTGACCGATGCCGGCGGCCTGCTGGGCGTCGATCCCTACACCTACGAGTACATCCCGTACATGGCCCAGAGCTTTACCCAGTCCAAGGATCAGCGCACCTTTACCTTCACGCTGCGTCCCGAGCTGAAGTGGAGTGACGGTCAGGCGATCACCGCCGACGACTTCATCACCGCCATGAAGATCTACTCCAGCGACGAGGAAGCCAACCTCTTCTCCTACTTCACCGACGGCGGCAAGCCAGTGACGTTCAAGAAGCTGGGCAACCTGCAGCTGAGCATCACCTTCCCGCGCGCCACGGTGCAGAACCTGGAAACCATTTCCTACATCACGCCGCTGCCGGACCACGTGTTCGGTAAGGCCTTCGGTGCGGGCGGCGCGGCGGGCGTCAAGGCCGTGCGCGCTTTGTGGCCGATCGACACCGACCCCAGCAAACTGGTGGTCAGCGGCGACTTCAAGGTGGCGAGCTACAAGCGCGGCGAGCGCCTGACCCTGGTCAAGAACCCCTACTACGGCCAGTGGAACAAAGACAGCGCGGGCCGACCTGTTCCGTATATGGACGGCATTCAGTACAGCATCGTCAAGGACCTCAACGCGCAGCTCGCTCAGTTCCTGGCCGGCAACGTCGACCTGTTCTCGCCGAGCAACCGCGACCAGCTGGCCCAGATCGTGGCGGCCAAGAATGCTGGCAAGCTCGCCGTGGATGTGCTGGCCAACGCGGGGCCGCTGGGCAGCGTGGACTACCTGTACTTCAACTGGAACAAGAGCAGCGATCCGTTCAAGCAAGCTCTTTTCCGCAACCCCAAGTTCCGTCAGGCGATGAGCCAGCTGGTCAACAAGGACCAGATGATCGACCAGGTGCTGGGCGGCCTGGGCGTGGCCGCCTGGACCAGCGTGTACCCGCTGTACAGCGACTGGGTGGCCCCCAATGTCGACAAGTACAAGTACAATCCGGCGGCCGCCAACAAAGCGCTCGACGCCCTGGGCTTCAAGAAGCGCGGCGCCGACGGCATCCGGGTGGACAGCAAGGGCAACCGCCTGAGCTTTACCCTGGTCACCAACTCGGAAAACAACCGCCGTCAGCAGATGGCGACCATCTTCGCCGACGAAGCCAAGAAAGCCGGCGTGGAAGTCAAGACCAACTTCATTCCGTTCAACCAAGCGCTGGAGATCATCTACCCGTCGGCCAACAAGACTGACCGCAAGTTCGACGCGGCCATCACCGGTTTGAACGGCGGCGGCTTCATCAACCCGGTGGGTGTGGCCTCGATCTTCGAGTGCGGCGGCGACCTGAACGGCTACAACCAGTCGGACAAGTGCATCGCGCCCTGGGAGACCCAGCAGCTGAACCTGTTCTACAAGAGCACGGCCGAGTTCGATCAGGAAAAGCGTAAGGCCATCTCCAACCAGATTCAGCAGTTGCAGGTCGAAAACGAGGGGTATATTTACCTCCTCAGCCAGAACGGCCACTACGCCTGGGACAGCCGCGTGCAGGGCGAGTCCCCCAAGAAAATCGCCACCCCGCTGTGGGCCAGCCTCTACTTCGGCGTGCGCGACCTCGACCTCACCTGGCTCAGCAAGTAA
- a CDS encoding ABC transporter permease encodes MQFIPTFVLSTLVLFFIVQAAPGDFLTQLSQNPRVTPERLAQLKINYSLDRPEWVQYLRWLTNFVQGNLGTSFAANQPVWDLVGPRLWNSLILVIISTVLTYGIGLLVGIYGALRPYSIGDRIASVFAYFGLGIPSFFFALLVIFGLVTLKQNTGWSIPITGKSSGALQNAGFFVSGWDVFLHALAPSIVLALRSISSESRFIRGQMLEVMGQDYIRTARAKGLGSNRVTYKHAFRNASLPLVAGLGALLPALIGGAGFVEVVFAWPGLTPLLLDSLGNQDLYVIVSTTALATLLYIVGNIISDILLAAVDPRIRFS; translated from the coding sequence TTGCAATTCATTCCCACCTTCGTTCTCTCGACGCTGGTCCTGTTTTTCATTGTTCAGGCTGCCCCCGGCGATTTCCTGACCCAGCTGTCGCAGAATCCGCGTGTCACGCCGGAACGCCTGGCCCAGCTCAAGATCAACTACTCGCTCGACCGCCCCGAGTGGGTGCAGTACCTCCGCTGGCTGACCAATTTCGTGCAGGGCAACCTGGGCACCTCGTTTGCCGCCAACCAGCCGGTCTGGGACCTGGTGGGGCCGCGGCTGTGGAACAGCTTGATTCTGGTGATCATCTCGACGGTGTTGACCTACGGCATCGGCCTGCTGGTGGGCATCTACGGCGCGCTGCGCCCTTATAGCATCGGCGACCGGATCGCTTCGGTCTTCGCGTATTTCGGTCTGGGCATTCCCTCTTTTTTCTTCGCCTTGCTGGTGATTTTCGGCTTGGTGACGCTCAAACAAAACACCGGCTGGAGTATTCCCATCACCGGTAAGAGCAGCGGCGCTTTGCAAAACGCCGGATTTTTCGTGAGCGGCTGGGACGTGTTTTTGCATGCCCTGGCGCCCAGCATCGTGCTGGCGCTGCGCTCGATTTCCAGCGAGAGCCGCTTTATTCGCGGCCAGATGCTGGAAGTCATGGGCCAGGATTACATCCGTACCGCCCGGGCCAAGGGGCTGGGCAGCAACCGGGTGACCTACAAACACGCTTTTCGTAACGCCTCGCTGCCGCTGGTGGCGGGTCTGGGGGCGCTGCTGCCGGCCCTGATCGGCGGCGCGGGGTTCGTGGAAGTGGTCTTCGCCTGGCCAGGGCTGACCCCGCTGCTGCTCGATTCGCTGGGCAATCAGGACCTGTACGTGATCGTCAGCACCACCGCCCTCGCCACCCTGCTCTATATCGTGGGCAACATCATCTCCGATATTCTGCTCGCAGCGGTCGATCCGCGCATTCGCTTCAGCTGA
- a CDS encoding ABC transporter permease: protein MTTATSTPPSKPVSSQSLYQIAWRQFRKHPLARLGVVILVVLYLLAIFAGFLSPYSPTSYESGSTRVSWAPPSRIHIRTADGQLTGPFIYGVKREVNLETFRDDYTEDTSVRYPLRWFVSRPQAAYKLLGFIPMNVHLFGVDEPARIFLWGTDNLGRDQFSRVLYGGQFSLSIGILATFFSVLLGLMFGGIAGYYRGWVDNLIMRVVEVLSAIPELFLLITLRAVFPVDINPLLVLYLIIGILGAVGWGGIARTIRSQLLSIRELDYVQAAQAMGAYDSRVISRHMLPNTLSYLIVVVSLLIPSFILTESGLSFLGIGIVEPYASWGSLLKMAQDGGFESITGRPWVLIPGIFIFLAVLAWQFVGDGLRDAFDPRKRQ, encoded by the coding sequence ATGACGACTGCCACATCCACCCCGCCGTCCAAGCCCGTCTCGTCCCAGAGCCTGTATCAGATCGCCTGGCGGCAGTTTCGCAAACACCCGCTGGCCCGTCTGGGCGTGGTGATTCTGGTGGTGCTGTACCTGCTGGCGATTTTTGCCGGGTTTCTGTCGCCGTACTCGCCCACGTCCTACGAAAGTGGCAGCACCCGCGTGTCGTGGGCGCCGCCGAGCCGCATTCATATCCGCACCGCCGACGGGCAGCTGACCGGGCCGTTTATCTACGGCGTCAAGCGCGAAGTCAACCTCGAGACCTTCCGTGACGACTACACCGAAGACACCTCAGTGCGCTATCCCCTGCGCTGGTTCGTCAGCCGGCCCCAGGCGGCCTACAAGCTTCTGGGCTTCATTCCGATGAACGTGCACCTCTTCGGGGTTGACGAACCGGCCCGCATCTTTTTGTGGGGCACCGACAACCTGGGCCGTGACCAGTTCTCGCGGGTGCTCTACGGCGGGCAGTTCAGCCTCAGCATCGGTATCCTCGCCACCTTTTTCTCGGTGCTGCTGGGCTTGATGTTCGGCGGCATCGCCGGGTATTACCGCGGCTGGGTGGACAACCTGATCATGCGGGTGGTCGAGGTGCTCTCGGCGATCCCGGAGCTGTTCCTGCTGATTACCCTGCGGGCCGTGTTCCCGGTGGACATCAATCCGCTGCTGGTCCTGTACCTGATTATCGGGATTCTGGGCGCGGTGGGCTGGGGCGGTATCGCCCGCACCATCCGCAGCCAGCTGCTCAGCATTCGCGAACTCGATTACGTTCAGGCCGCGCAGGCGATGGGCGCCTACGACAGTCGCGTCATCAGCCGTCACATGCTGCCCAACACCTTGAGCTACCTGATCGTGGTGGTGTCACTCTTGATTCCCAGCTTCATCCTCACCGAGAGCGGGCTGAGCTTTCTGGGCATCGGCATCGTCGAGCCCTACGCTTCATGGGGCAGCCTGCTCAAGATGGCCCAGGACGGCGGTTTCGAGAGCATCACCGGGCGGCCCTGGGTGCTGATTCCCGGCATTTTCATCTTCCTGGCGGTGCTGGCGTGGCAATTTGTCGGTGACGGTCTTCGCGACGCCTTCGATCCCCGTAAGCGGCAGTGA
- a CDS encoding ABC transporter ATP-binding protein — MTLTKDTAAPTGHADTLLSVTNLKTYFFTDDGVVKSVDGVTFHLSKGETLAVVGESGSGKSVTSLSAMRLIPSPPGKIVEGEMLFTGKDGQTRDLTKMSEAEMRKIRGNDISMIFQEPMTSLNPVYTVGDQIAEAVTLHQGKNRKEAMLVATEMLRLVGIPAPEKRVHEYPHQMSGGMRQRVMIAMALSCNPALLIADEPTTALDVTIQAQILDLMRKLQKEIGMSILFITHNLGVVAEMADRVVVMYGGRVVEEGDVVEIFQAPRHPYTMGLLNSIPRVDHAAEYHAEGGKKERLEAIPGNVPNPLNLPPGCPFEPRCKFAIPQCSAAVPALEDTGGGHMARCIRWKEFENEARPAVTQYQNAQGEML; from the coding sequence ATGACCCTGACCAAAGACACTGCCGCGCCCACCGGTCACGCCGATACCCTGCTTTCGGTCACGAACCTCAAGACCTATTTCTTCACCGACGACGGCGTGGTCAAGTCGGTGGACGGCGTGACCTTTCACCTCAGCAAAGGCGAGACGCTGGCGGTGGTGGGCGAGTCCGGCTCCGGCAAGAGCGTGACCAGCCTCAGCGCCATGCGCCTGATTCCCTCGCCGCCCGGCAAGATCGTGGAAGGCGAGATGCTGTTTACCGGCAAGGACGGCCAGACCCGCGACCTCACCAAGATGAGCGAAGCCGAGATGCGCAAGATTCGCGGCAACGACATCTCGATGATCTTTCAGGAACCGATGACCTCGCTCAACCCGGTGTACACCGTCGGCGACCAGATCGCCGAGGCCGTGACACTGCACCAGGGCAAGAACCGCAAGGAAGCGATGCTGGTCGCCACCGAGATGCTGCGGCTGGTGGGCATTCCGGCGCCGGAGAAGCGGGTGCACGAATACCCGCACCAGATGTCCGGCGGGATGCGCCAGCGCGTGATGATCGCCATGGCGCTCTCGTGCAACCCGGCCCTGCTGATCGCCGACGAGCCGACCACCGCCCTCGACGTGACCATCCAGGCCCAGATTCTGGACCTGATGCGCAAGCTGCAAAAAGAAATCGGCATGAGCATCCTCTTCATCACCCACAACCTCGGGGTGGTGGCGGAGATGGCCGACCGCGTGGTGGTGATGTACGGCGGGCGCGTGGTCGAGGAAGGCGACGTGGTGGAAATCTTCCAGGCGCCGCGTCACCCCTACACCATGGGTCTGCTCAACAGCATTCCGCGGGTGGACCACGCCGCGGAGTACCACGCCGAAGGCGGCAAAAAAGAGCGCCTGGAAGCCATTCCCGGCAACGTGCCCAACCCGCTGAACCTGCCGCCGGGCTGCCCCTTCGAGCCGAGGTGCAAGTTCGCCATTCCGCAGTGCAGCGCCGCCGTGCCCGCGCTGGAAGACACCGGTGGCGGCCACATGGCCCGCTGCATTCGCTGGAAGGAATTCGAGAACGAGGCCCGCCCCGCCGTGACCCAGTACCAGAACGCCCAGGGAGAAATGCTGTGA
- a CDS encoding ABC transporter ATP-binding protein, translated as MNAAAPLLDVQNLEKYFPIRGGLLSRVVGNVKAVNDISFKLAKGEVVGLVGESGSGKTTAGRAILRLIEPTGGQVIFNGTDVTKLSKAEMRDYRRQMQIIFQDPFASLNPRMTVSDIIGEALEIHKLHPGSARVERIASLLQKVGLRPEHMRRYPHEFSGGQRQRIGIARALAVDPSFIVADEPVSALDVSIQAQVVNLMQDLQEELGLTVLFIAHDLAVVEYICDRIIVMYLGRIMEIAPSRELNRNPKHPYTEALLSAAPVPDPTVKRQRIILEGDIPSPINPPSGCVFRTRCRYAIDDCAKIVPELREVSPGHFKACIRDDVL; from the coding sequence GTGAACGCCGCCGCGCCGCTGCTCGACGTTCAGAACCTGGAGAAGTACTTCCCGATTCGCGGCGGCCTGCTCTCGCGGGTGGTCGGCAACGTCAAGGCCGTCAACGACATCTCGTTCAAGCTGGCCAAAGGCGAAGTGGTGGGCCTGGTGGGCGAGTCGGGCTCCGGCAAGACCACCGCCGGACGCGCCATCCTGCGCCTCATCGAGCCGACCGGCGGGCAGGTGATCTTCAACGGCACTGACGTCACCAAGCTCAGCAAAGCCGAGATGCGCGATTACCGCCGCCAGATGCAGATCATCTTCCAGGACCCGTTTGCCAGCCTCAACCCGCGCATGACGGTCTCGGACATCATCGGCGAGGCCCTGGAAATCCACAAACTGCACCCCGGCTCGGCCCGTGTGGAGCGCATCGCCTCGCTGCTGCAGAAAGTCGGCCTGCGCCCCGAGCACATGCGCCGCTACCCCCACGAGTTCTCGGGTGGGCAGCGCCAGCGCATCGGCATTGCCCGCGCCCTGGCGGTGGACCCCAGCTTCATCGTGGCCGACGAACCGGTCTCGGCGCTCGACGTGTCGATTCAGGCGCAGGTCGTCAATTTGATGCAGGACCTGCAGGAAGAGCTCGGCCTGACGGTGCTGTTCATCGCCCACGACCTGGCCGTCGTGGAGTACATCTGCGACCGCATCATCGTGATGTACCTGGGCCGCATCATGGAAATCGCGCCCAGCCGCGAACTCAACCGCAATCCCAAGCACCCCTACACCGAAGCGCTGCTCTCGGCGGCGCCGGTGCCGGACCCGACCGTCAAGCGCCAGCGCATCATCCTGGAAGGCGACATTCCCAGCCCGATCAATCCGCCGAGCGGCTGCGTGTTCCGCACCCGTTGCCGCTACGCCATCGACGACTGCGCCAAGATCGTGCCGGAGTTGCGCGAAGTCTCGCCGGGCCACTTCAAGGCCTGCATCCGCGACGACGTGCTCTGA
- a CDS encoding DUF4139 domain-containing protein, translating to MTTLTKAAGLLLTLALSTAHATDLRIYQNFGEVRTPINVPSTTYKVELPDSAWNNLVPGSIDLEGLNYTQAVQRRGTSWLASLEGKTVTLHEDGKTQPVTLVRASDLLIKDASGQYRNVSYAQLSFPVLPPENAQQPLQSLTYTLQKPGAGVLSYLTRALSWTPRYTLKTSGSAAALSALADIRNTSDQAYNVTATELFAGQVELQDARPVFYEMRGAADNVASAPAPAPKVGTLGTVNGLYRYGLDSAFTLPANSTYTLPFLTPKLSTFERFASLSTYFNTQKSSGTLNRSYRLKADQNLPGGQLTVREDGRIAGQTTIDETAKGEEVEFSLGRDPDIRYTRTVQTLSTTKNGGTYKVTYSFESSKDRQVRAEITEQVGGRKVGIDGVTRENQGTAELRVDVPAGGKASKSFTVVIDNS from the coding sequence ATGACCACCCTGACCAAAGCTGCCGGACTGCTGCTGACCCTGGCCCTCTCCACCGCCCACGCCACCGATCTGCGGATTTACCAGAACTTCGGCGAGGTCCGCACGCCGATCAACGTCCCGAGCACCACCTACAAAGTCGAGCTGCCCGACAGCGCCTGGAACAACCTGGTGCCTGGATCGATTGATCTGGAAGGCCTGAACTACACCCAGGCGGTGCAGAGGCGCGGTACGAGCTGGCTGGCCTCGCTGGAAGGCAAGACCGTGACCCTGCACGAAGACGGCAAGACCCAGCCGGTGACGCTGGTGCGCGCTTCCGACCTGCTGATCAAGGACGCCAGCGGCCAGTACCGCAACGTCAGCTATGCCCAGCTCAGCTTCCCGGTGCTGCCGCCCGAGAACGCCCAGCAGCCCCTGCAGAGCCTCACCTACACCCTGCAAAAGCCCGGCGCCGGCGTGCTCAGCTACCTGACCCGCGCCCTGAGCTGGACGCCGCGCTACACCCTCAAGACCTCCGGCAGCGCGGCGGCGCTCTCGGCGCTGGCCGACATCCGCAACACCTCGGATCAGGCCTACAACGTCACGGCCACCGAGCTGTTCGCCGGGCAGGTCGAGCTGCAAGACGCCCGCCCGGTGTTCTACGAGATGCGCGGCGCGGCGGACAACGTGGCCTCGGCGCCGGCGCCCGCGCCCAAGGTCGGCACGCTGGGCACCGTCAACGGCCTGTACCGCTACGGCCTGGACTCGGCCTTTACCCTGCCGGCCAACAGCACCTACACCCTGCCGTTCCTGACGCCCAAGCTCAGCACCTTCGAGCGCTTCGCCAGCCTCAGCACCTACTTCAACACCCAGAAGAGCAGCGGCACCCTCAACCGTTCCTACCGCCTCAAGGCCGACCAGAACCTGCCGGGCGGGCAGCTCACCGTGCGGGAGGACGGCCGCATCGCCGGGCAGACCACCATCGACGAAACCGCCAAGGGCGAGGAAGTCGAGTTCAGCCTCGGCCGCGACCCGGACATCCGCTACACCCGCACGGTGCAGACGCTCAGCACGACCAAGAACGGCGGCACCTACAAGGTGACCTACAGCTTCGAGAGCAGCAAGGACCGTCAGGTGCGCGCCGAGATCACCGAGCAGGTGGGTGGGCGCAAGGTCGGCATCGACGGCGTGACGCGCGAGAACCAGGGCACGGCCGAGCTGCGGGTGGACGTGCCGGCCGGCGGCAAGGCCAGCAAGAGCTTTACCGTGGTGATCGACAACAGCTGA
- a CDS encoding SDR family oxidoreductase produces the protein MTSTSARSVGGPPMQGKTVLITGATNGIGRATAEALILQSAEVWLVGRNPEKTAEVQAQLGAAGFLLADLSLRGEAERVARDFAERVGKLDVLINNAGAIYDRRQESREGIELTWALNHLAYFIVTRELLPLLRESRGRVVNVSSAAHVGGKIRWNDPEFKTGYSAWAAYGQSKLANILFTRELAYRERDHGVTANALHPGMVASGFGRNNEGLGKLLKLVQPLSLSDEQGAQTSIYLASSPDVEGLSGLYFSNKRVTEPAAQALDDAAARRLWKLSESYL, from the coding sequence ATGACTTCGACTTCTGCACGTTCTGTCGGCGGCCCACCGATGCAGGGCAAGACCGTTTTAATCACCGGCGCCACCAACGGTATCGGCCGGGCCACCGCCGAGGCCCTGATTCTCCAGAGCGCCGAGGTGTGGCTGGTGGGGCGCAACCCCGAGAAAACCGCCGAGGTGCAGGCCCAGCTCGGCGCGGCGGGCTTTCTGCTGGCCGACCTCAGCCTGCGCGGCGAGGCCGAGCGCGTGGCCCGCGACTTCGCCGAACGGGTGGGCAAGCTCGACGTGCTGATCAACAATGCCGGGGCCATCTACGACCGCCGCCAGGAAAGCCGCGAGGGCATCGAGCTGACCTGGGCGCTCAACCACCTGGCCTACTTCATCGTCACCCGCGAACTGTTGCCGCTGCTGCGTGAAAGCCGCGGCCGCGTCGTCAACGTCTCGAGCGCCGCGCATGTGGGCGGCAAAATCCGCTGGAACGACCCGGAGTTCAAGACCGGCTACAGCGCCTGGGCCGCCTACGGCCAGAGCAAGCTCGCCAACATCCTGTTCACCCGCGAACTGGCCTACCGCGAGCGCGATCACGGCGTCACGGCCAACGCCCTGCACCCCGGCATGGTGGCCTCGGGCTTCGGGCGCAACAACGAGGGGCTGGGCAAGCTGCTCAAGCTGGTGCAGCCGCTGAGCCTGAGTGACGAGCAGGGCGCCCAGACCAGCATCTACCTCGCCAGCAGCCCCGACGTGGAGGGCTTGTCGGGGCTGTACTTCAGCAACAAGCGCGTCACCGAGCCGGCGGCCCAGGCGCTCGACGACGCGGCGGCCCGGCGCTTGTGGAAGCTGTCGGAAAGCTATCTCTGA
- the recG gene encoding ATP-dependent DNA helicase RecG: protein MATLPELREKLRRPLELERLRGYENRAVSGGLEKLLAGPIAGPFPQVREALRGYDALGPQERQEALEQALALLEGVPARPPSTPKVARRDAALPPLTAAPGTALAPGTPLSQIDWGHGGLKKLTGLGLQTLRDVLHNYPRRHEDRRALPSLAEIEDGQKATVAGVIVSKNRRSPRPGMQILDAVVQTSSGERVKATWFNQPWVEKNLREGSSLILTGRVKRFGKSAQLGVEHMETLDQAGGGSLSTGRIVGVYDAKEGVSQDFLRRSAQTTLSRLDAGDYLPSHWRKQCELTDLADALWGIHFPADEAHLARADHRLRFDEYLFLELRMLLQGEDAVLLGKRFTATDRDMQTFEAGLPFNFTGAQRRVMHEIADDMRSERQMARLVQGDVGSGKTAVAACALFLAVKDGYQGALMAPTEILARQHFANMQAYLEPHGVRVGLLIGALTPKQKAEMQATIASGLIDVVVGTQALIQENVTWANLGLAVVDEEHRFGVAQRRKLLSGRPDVLVMSATPIPRSLALTAYGDLELSIIDELPPGRTPVDTKLLQDNHRTQAYGFVMTQIREGRQAFVVTALIEENETLELLAATQLADDLRVILPEARIDLLHGKMSAAEKDAVMERFRAGGFDILVSTTVIEVGVDVPNASVMVIENAERFGLSQLHQLRGRVGRGSAKSYCILVAGEHSQKTRKRLKIIEGSTDGFVIAEADLKLRGPGELRGTRQSGIPDLKLGDLVSDVEIIERARDLAKHILSHDPLLKHPRLAALREELQARSQQVAYREVI, encoded by the coding sequence ATGGCCACTTTGCCCGAACTGCGCGAGAAACTTCGCCGCCCCCTGGAACTCGAACGCCTGCGCGGCTACGAGAACCGGGCGGTGTCGGGCGGCCTGGAAAAGCTGCTGGCCGGGCCGATTGCCGGGCCGTTTCCACAGGTGCGCGAAGCGCTACGCGGGTACGACGCGCTGGGCCCCCAGGAGCGCCAAGAAGCGCTGGAACAGGCCCTGGCCCTGCTGGAAGGCGTCCCAGCGCGCCCACCCAGCACCCCCAAGGTGGCGCGCCGGGACGCCGCCCTGCCGCCTTTGACCGCCGCGCCGGGCACGGCCCTGGCCCCCGGCACGCCGCTTTCTCAGATCGATTGGGGGCACGGCGGCCTCAAGAAGCTGACCGGGCTGGGCCTCCAGACCCTGCGCGACGTGCTGCATAACTACCCGCGCCGCCACGAGGACCGCCGCGCCCTGCCTTCGCTGGCCGAGATCGAGGACGGCCAGAAAGCCACCGTGGCCGGGGTGATCGTCAGCAAGAACCGCCGCAGTCCGCGTCCCGGCATGCAGATTCTCGACGCCGTGGTGCAGACCTCCAGCGGCGAGCGGGTCAAGGCCACCTGGTTCAACCAGCCCTGGGTCGAGAAGAACCTGCGCGAGGGGTCGAGCCTGATCCTCACCGGGCGGGTCAAGCGCTTCGGCAAATCGGCGCAGCTCGGGGTCGAACACATGGAAACGCTCGATCAGGCGGGCGGGGGCAGCCTCAGCACCGGGCGGATCGTCGGCGTGTACGACGCCAAGGAGGGGGTGAGCCAGGACTTTTTGCGCCGCAGCGCCCAGACGACCCTCTCGCGGCTCGATGCGGGCGATTACCTGCCTTCCCACTGGCGCAAGCAGTGCGAGCTGACCGACCTCGCCGACGCGCTGTGGGGCATTCACTTTCCCGCCGACGAAGCGCACCTGGCCCGCGCCGATCACCGCCTCAGGTTCGACGAGTACCTGTTTCTGGAACTGCGGATGCTGCTGCAGGGCGAGGACGCGGTGCTGCTGGGCAAGCGCTTCACCGCCACCGACCGCGACATGCAGACGTTCGAGGCGGGCCTGCCGTTTAACTTCACCGGAGCCCAGCGCCGGGTGATGCACGAGATCGCCGACGACATGCGCAGCGAGCGCCAGATGGCCCGACTGGTGCAGGGCGACGTGGGCAGCGGCAAAACGGCGGTGGCCGCCTGCGCCCTGTTTCTGGCGGTCAAGGACGGCTACCAGGGCGCCCTGATGGCCCCCACCGAGATTCTGGCCCGGCAGCACTTCGCCAACATGCAGGCTTACCTGGAGCCGCACGGGGTGCGCGTGGGCCTGCTGATCGGCGCGCTGACCCCCAAACAGAAAGCCGAGATGCAGGCCACCATCGCCTCGGGCCTGATCGACGTGGTGGTGGGCACCCAGGCGCTCATTCAGGAGAACGTGACCTGGGCCAACCTGGGGCTGGCGGTGGTAGACGAGGAGCACCGCTTCGGCGTGGCGCAGCGGCGCAAGCTGCTCTCGGGCCGCCCCGACGTGCTGGTGATGTCGGCCACCCCGATTCCACGCAGCCTGGCGCTGACGGCTTACGGCGACCTGGAACTCAGCATCATCGACGAGCTGCCGCCGGGCCGCACCCCGGTGGACACCAAGCTGCTGCAAGACAACCACCGCACCCAGGCCTACGGCTTCGTCATGACCCAGATCCGCGAGGGGAGGCAGGCCTTTGTCGTCACCGCCCTCATCGAGGAAAACGAAACGCTCGAACTGCTGGCCGCCACCCAGCTGGCCGACGATTTGCGGGTGATCTTGCCGGAAGCGCGCATCGATTTGCTGCACGGCAAGATGAGCGCCGCCGAGAAGGACGCGGTGATGGAGCGCTTCCGGGCCGGTGGGTTCGACATCCTGGTGTCCACCACCGTGATCGAGGTGGGGGTGGACGTGCCCAACGCCTCGGTGATGGTCATCGAGAACGCCGAGCGCTTCGGACTCTCGCAGCTGCACCAGCTTCGGGGCCGGGTGGGGCGCGGCAGCGCCAAGAGCTACTGCATCCTGGTGGCCGGCGAGCACTCGCAGAAAACCCGCAAGCGCCTCAAGATCATCGAGGGCTCCACCGACGGTTTCGTCATCGCCGAGGCCGACCTCAAGCTGCGCGGCCCCGGTGAGCTGCGCGGCACCCGGCAAAGCGGTATTCCCGACCTCAAGCTCGGCGATCTGGTCAGCGACGTGGAGATCATCGAGCGGGCGCGCGACCTCGCCAAGCACATCCTCTCGCACGACCCGCTGCTCAAGCACCCGCGTCTGGCCGCGCTGAGAGAGGAGTTGCAGGCCCGCAGCCAGCAGGTGGCCTACCGCGAAGTCATCTGA